AATTTGCACTCCTTGGTCTGTTCATCAGATGAACACAACCACTAACCCTTCAGAACACTTCTTCGCTGGGAGACAGATCGGAATCAATAAGGCCCCTGCACTTCACCTTGatcccaccccctccacctctcGATCTCCCCATTCCCTCACCCACTGTGTGTCATCTCAAGGACCTCACGGAGGTTAACCCAAAGGATCCCAAGTgcaaaccccaccccccccgcccactgATCTGTATTCGGATTATGGACCTTGCTGAATCCCTTTTCCATTTGGACTTGGGGGCGTCATGTGGTACCTTTGCGGATACTTCCGTCGGGAGAATGTTCAAAGTCACCGGTGGTCAGCAGGAAGCAGGCTCTGTCCCGGGCATATTTCTCCCTCCCTCCGGGTGTCACAGGCTGGTTCTCCTCCGGTGACAGGGCCTGGTCAATGGTCGGACAATCCTCATTGGCCAAAGCAGCATTAGCAGCGTCCCCATTTTGCTTTGGATCTTCCATgccaataaaataaaaagaaacacatacacacacacacacacagaagcattACTCATTGGATGAGCCGAGAATTCCCTTTAGACATGGCACTGAGTAAACCATGGCTGAACAGAGATTTCTATCTAGACAGGAACTTATTAACCCACAGGATGCGGGGATCgttggtgaggccagcatttgttgcccacccctagttgcccttgagctgaTTAGAGCAATCAAGAAGAGCATTTAAGATTCAACCACCctcaagtcacatgtaggccaggccagataaagtcagcagatttccttccctgaagcatgtaagtgaaccagatgaatttctCCGACTGTCAACACAGGATGCCTGCTCTAGCGTTCAATCTCACATCACATGAATTGAATAATCCACTGACTGCCATGTTGGAAAATTGAACCGGCGAGCCCaaattctttggaattctctccctgcaAAGGTGGTGGAAGCCAATTccataaataattttgaaagcaAAGTGGTTCGGTACCTGAGCAAGGGAGAGTTCCTGAGTTACAGGCCCAAAGTTCAGGTGTGGAACTTTTAAGCACCAGCTGCTCTTCCAAAGAGCCAGCacagcacaatgggctgaatggccttgttcttGCTGTAAATACCTttgaacaaattttttttaatataacaaGAGCTGTCCTGATTGAGCCCTTTAATAGtagagtcagaaatcacacgacaccaggttataatccataAACTTTTGGAATGCTGGTCCTTTTTCAGGTGAAGTGAAACATTCTCCGTAAgcatgtgacttcaaataaacctgtcagtcAATAACCTAGTATCATacgacttctgattttgtccaccccaatccaacaacAGCATCTTCACATCATCTTTAATATTAGAAATGAGCTGGACTAGTTGGTTGTGGAAAGAAAATTTCCAGTTTTGGGCAAATCTAAAACCAGGAACTGAGAATATTTACTTAGAAAACCAACAGGATAGATTAATTTAGAAAGAGTGATCCCATATTTTTAAGCAATTTTGCACTTAGCCCACTCAATAACACTTTGTCCAGCCCATGCATACCATTGTGTACAACACTTATTTACAGAAAGGGACTATATAGGACACCATGAAACACATTTCACAGTCTATATACTTCCCTGAGGAGCAGAATCTTCCAGTTCATTTCCCTCCAATGTACAATAGTTTAGTTAAAGAAATGCTGCATACAGTCATGCAACATCTGTGGGAGagacggagttaacatttcagttcgatggcctttcatcagaatgaGAAAAGGATAAgactttatttttcattcatttgatgtgggcatcactggcaaggccggaattcattacccatccctaacgcCCTTGGTCTTAGCAGCTTGcaaaagcagttaagagtcaacatgttggagtcatgtgtaggccagaccaggtaaggatagcagacttcactgaatccctacagtatggaaacaggccatttggcccatctagttcCCACCACCACTCTGAACaggatcccacccaggcccactccCTTACCCTTTaaaccttcatttcccatggctaattcacactaccctgcatatctttggactgcaggaggaaactggagcatccggaggaaacccgtgcagacacagggagaatgtgcaaactccacacagacagtcgcctgagggtggaatcaaacctggatccctgatgctagcaggcagcagtgctaaacactgagccactgtgcctcctgctttatttcctttcctaaacTGAATCACTACAAATTTGAAACTGTCCATTTCGAAGTGAAGAAAGGAAAGGCAGAGCATTATTGAAAAGGTGACATATTGGGAAGTATGGATGCACAAagggatctgagtgtccttgCACACCAGTCAATGAAGGTAGCCAGGCAGTTGCAGAAAGCAATTAGGAAGTCATATGAAATATtgaccttcattgtgagaggatttgagttcatTAGTAGGGAAATCtcactgcagttatacagggtctaAGTGATATCACACCCAGAGCATTGCATGCAGTTTGGGTTTCCCTACCTAAGACTCCACTCTCCTCAGAGGGAGTGCtgtggaggttcactaggatgatacCGGATGTGGCAGGAGTAcagtatgaggagagattggttcgaTTTAGCCTGTGTTCACGcgagtttagaaagatgaagggcgagatctgattgaaacatataaaattcgaACAGAGCTGGACAgcctagatgcagggaggatgatgccccccccccacccccggttgGGAGAGGTCTAAAACACAGGGACACAACCTCAAGCTATGGGctggaccatttaggactgagatgatgaaaGATGTCCTCACACAGAGGCTGAGCAACCTatagaattcactaccacagaggccagatcactgagtatattcaagcaAGACACTGATatatttttagatattaaagacATTGAAGGGTATGGACGGAAGGCAGGAATATGGCAGTGAGgtagagaatcagccatgatcacactgaatgtgaagggctgaatggcctactcctgctcctagtttctctGCATCAGATGTATGATGCACCATTATCCCAATTCCAGGTTTATTCAATGAATGGAATTCATTTTCTGCAGTTATCTTGGTAGGATTTGACAATGCTTCTAGGGACCATCAGTCCAGGCTGATTGGATAACCAGTCCCAAACGTAAACCACTGTGAATGAATCATCTATCTAACTATTTAATCCTTTCAGTTCCCCATATAACACAGTGCCCAGTCTATACAAATACCTGCGTAACACACTGTTCAGTACTTATACCTCCCTGCTGTGTAGCACACTATCAATACAATTTACTGTTCAGTAAATATTGTCCCTTTGTAACAATCTATCCACTTCGTACAGACCCCTCTGTAAAGCGCTGACCAGTTCACTGTAGCAACTTAGGAAGAGGAGGATACCCCATTGATTCAGTTCCACCAGTAAATGCAATCGTGAATGACAGAAGATTTCAAtatttagaagcagaattaggccatttggcccatgaactCCTGtccgccatttgatcatggctaatatgtttctcaaaccccattctcctaccttctccctgtagcctttgatccccttactaatcaaaaacctatccatctctgtcttgaatacatttaatgacttagcctccacaatcttctgtggtaatgagttccatggattcaactccctctgactgaagaaattcttcctcattttcgTCTGTCAATTATGACCTTTAACAAAAGGATGATCAatatcagtccaaagatgtgcaggttaggtgtgcagggccatgctaaattggccaccATGTCcagggattagccatgggaaatgcagggttacagtgatagggtaggggggacaggtctgggtgcgattctctttggaaggtcagtgaagacctgatgggacgaatggcctacttcaacactgtagggattctatgattctatctttGATCGGGTTTAAAATGAAGTGGCGGCAATATTCACATTGGAAGAAGGAGTTCCACATTGCTACTAGCTCATGTAAGTGAGACTCTTCTCCAATTCCATTCCTGAAAAGTCTTTAATTTGCAAACTACACCCCCTAATCCCTAACCAGCAGAGGTAGTTTCTCTCTATCGACTCTATCTTTTCCCCTTAATGTCTTGAAAATTTGGATCAAATCATTCCCTTAACATTCTATATCTCAGAGAGTTACACCCCATCCATGTATCCCTGTAACTGAGTCCAACCATCATTCTGACAAACCAGCACCACACTCTCTACAAGGCAAACCTATCTGTTCTTTTGTCCATGGACATTGGTATCACTGACTAGGTCAGCAATTCTTACCCATCCCCAATCACCcataagagttgaccacattgctgtgtgtctggagtcacatgtaagccagaccagataacaatggcagatttccttccctgaaggatattagtgaaccagatggtcttTCACGACAATGGTTGATCtggattttcttttttaatttagcATTTGCCATCTGTCGTGACGGATTCAAACTCCACCCAAGTGGACCaggaaagcatatggtgttttggctttcattaacaggggaattgagtttaagagtcgtgagatcttgttgcagctctataaaactttggttagaccgcacttggaatactgcgtccagttctggtcgccctattataggaaagatgtggatgctttggagagggttcagaggaggtttaccaggatgctgcctggactggagggcttatcttatgaagagaggtcgactgagctcagactttcttcattggaggaaaggaggaggagaggggacctaattgaggtatacaagataatgagaggcatagatagagttgatagccagagactatttcccagggcagaaaaggctaacacgaggggtcatagttttaagctggttggaggaaagtatagaggggatgtcagaggcgggttctttacacagagagttgtgagagcttggaacgcgttgccagcagcagttgtggaagcaaggtcattggggacatttaagagactgctggacatgcatatggtcacagaaatttgagggtgcatacatgaggatcaatggtcagcacaacatcgtgggctgttctgtgctgtactgttctatgttctaagttcatgCCCCCAGCACATTGACCtagagttctggattactaatccagtgcattattttcttcaattcattcatgcaatgcagaattttatgaagagagtttggtgATTCGGGGCTTGTTCTCATTGGTTTTAGGAATAcaagaggcaaccttattgaaacatacaagattgtcAGGGGGCTTGACCCGTGTCTAAGGAGAAAGATGGTTTCCCCCTGTGAGGGAGTCTTGGACTGGAGGGGATCATCTCAGGGTAAGGGATGGTCCAGTGAGGAAGGAGATGAGGAAAACTTGTTCTCGAagagtcaatctgtggaattcttttccacagagGTCAGGTGAGGCTCAATCATTAAGAATAGTCAAGACTgggacagacagatttttaaatcagtcaGAGAAAGTATCAgttctggggaaaaggcagaaaagtggagctgagggtcatcagatcagtcatgatctcattgaatggcagagcagagtctgccaggtccctggaacattagaaCTGCTGCCTGGGAAGGTGGGcttgagctgccttcctgaatcactgcagtcctttGGAGTATAGAAAGACCCACAAAGACCTCAGGGAAGGATAGTCCAGCATtatgatccagcaacactgaaggaatgacaatatatttcccagtcaggatggtgagtgattctTCATtaactccctacagtgtggaagcaggtcattcagcctgaATAGCATCCTTGATCCTCTGAATAGCATGCCAACCCATCCCTGCAACCCCGCATTTCCCAGCCTACACAATCCTAGACACaatggacagtttagcacggccaatccatctaacctttgggctgtgggagcagaccggagcacccagacgaaactcacgcagacgcagggagaatgtgcaaactccacacagacagttgagggcggaatcgaacctggatccctgccgctgtgaggcaaccactgagacaccgtacCACCCATAATTaatgttccctgactgggaatcCAACCCAGGCTGTAGTGATGAGAgcccaaatcctaaccactggacaaAGAGGGACCCATTGGCTGGGTCTCTGAAttatcagtccagtgataatgtcacCAGGTCATCGCCTCCTGAAAGCTGAGCATTTAGGTTCTTAGCCACAGAGCAATGCCTACCTGCCCTGTTTATTTCAATGATCTCCTCCTGAGCTAGAGGGCAGGAATCACCCTGGACACTCCGCTGGGGGGACTTGATGTCAGGCTTGCAGTAATTTGGAGACCCTGGCTGAGGAGCTCGGGGGATGTGTTTGTTCTTCTTCTTTGGTAACTTCTGCTTGGCCATAGCCAAGGAATAGTACATGCCAAAGTTATTGACAATAACGGGGACAGGCATAGCGATGGTCAACACACCAGCCAAAGCACAGAGAGCTCCCACCAACATCCCCGACCAGGTCTCCGGATACATATCCCCGTAGCCCAGGGTGGTCATGGTGACCACTGCCCACCAGAAGCCAATGGGGATGTTCTTGAAGCTGGTGTGTTTGCTACCCGTTATGTCTTCGGGGTCAGCCCCTATCCTCTCCGCATAGTAGATCATAGTGGCGAAGATCAGGACCCCGAGAGCGAGGAAGATGATGAGCAGGAGGAACTCATTTGTGCTTGCCCTCAGCGTGTGGCCCAGGACCCTCAGGCCAATGAAGTGACGGGTAAGCTTGAAGATGCGGAGTATTCGGACAAAGCGGACAACGCGCAGGAAGCCCAGGACATCCTTGGCGGCCTTGGACGAGAGTCCGCTCAGGCCAACCTCCAGGTAGAAAGGAAGGATGGCCACAAAGTCAATGATGTTGAGGGTGTTCTTGATGAACTCCTTCTTGTCCGGGCAGAACATGATGCGCATCAGGAACTCGAAGGTGAACCAGATGACACACATGCCCTCCACGTAGGTGAGGAAGGCCTCAGTCTCAATCTCCACATCCTCCACCACATTGGTGACGTTCCCAGTGGTGATCGTCTCTGTTCTGTTCACCTGGTGGTTGAACGCTTCATGGGTCTCAAGGCAAAAAGTAGTGATAGATATCAAAATGAAGAACAATGATGCAAACGCCACGTACTgcgagaaaagaaaacaaaagaaagaaagacacaGGCGTgttaaataaaacacagaacgAACAGCACCCACATATCACCATGGTAACACTTAGATGTGTGTAGGTAACGTTAAGGATTCCCGCTACAGGATGAATTCTAGACTGATGGTGATACTCAGGTTATCTGAGATTTAGATGCCTAGCCCAAACCTTATCAGCACTGCTCAGATCATCTTCATATCAGCTCTTCAAAAGAGCATCTAACGCATTCCCTGTtcctctccccacagccctgaaaaTCTCTCCTTTTTAACTATACATTTCATTCTTCTTCAAAAGCAATTGACTCAACATCTAGAAAATTTCCAGGCAGGTTATTCTAAGTCATCGTGTCTCAATTTATGGTGAAAATGCCCCTTCATCCACCAATTATCTTAAACCTTTATAACTTACAGGCAGTTGAAATTGTTCCAATATGTTTACTGGATTAAAACCAACATCAAAGACCACCCCCACCCTAGTAATACacttttccaacctcttctgttaggcagaaggtacaggttcaagaacagctatTTCCTTGCTATTAttggactgctgaatggacctgtcTAATTTCAAACTGAATGTTGATCTCACTTTGGTACACCTCCTGTATGCCTCGCTCTATTGAAaatatgatctgtatgtccttgtatgttatgatctgcttgtactgctcacaaaacagaacttttcactgcgCCCAGgtgaataataaatcaaatcaaatcaacataATTCTGAACTTCTATCAAACTTCTCCTTCAGAATGTTCTTGAGAAGGGTCAGTGGTCCCGAAATGTTTCTCACTTCACAGAAGCCTtgctttctcagcaatttctgtttttgaatgatagagtcacacagcagtgaaagagaccctttggcacaaccagtccatgctgaacataatcacaaactaaatcAGTCCCACTGCCTCACCcagcccatatctctccaaacctttcccattaaTGAACTtacccaagtgtcttttaaacagtgcTAACTGctcccatatccaccacttcctctggaagttcattccacaattTGGCCCCCATGCCtttattaaatctctctcctctcactttaaaaatgtgccccctaatcATGAAATACTCCATCCTAGGGCAAAGATACCTATCAttaaccctgtctatacccctcatgatttcataaacctctgtaaagtcatgTCTTAAGTAAGGAAACCAAGCAAGGTATAAGAAGtactaagaactgccaatgctggagtcagagataacacagcacagagctggaggaacacagcaggccaggcagcatcagaggagcgggaaagctgacgtttcgggtcgggacgcttcttcagaaatgctgtggagaagggtcccaacccgaaaagtcagctttcctgctcctctgatgctgcctggtctgctgtgttcctccagctccaaaccgTTGATCTCAAGTTAAGGTTCAAGctgtgtggccttaccaatgtcacGTACGTCTGTAGTCCCAACATCCTTGTAACAAAGGCCAAGATTCTCTGTGCCTTCCCAACTACTTGCCCTATCTGCAGGCTGATGTTTAGTGATTCATgtccaaggacacccaggtccctctgtaccTTGCAATTGGttggtttctctccatttaaataatagttaaATAACAGGAAACCCCCATCTCAGCTCTGGATTTACAAGCTATTTGTGACCTAcattgtctggagtttagaatgatgaggggtgatctcattgagaaaTACATGGTTCtagatggggagtggggggagggagttggggggtctgtggtggagtggtgtCAGCCACCATGGACATTGAGAGGTTCTTTCCAGCCAGTTGAGGAACCTAGGACACAGTGTTAGGGAAACCGGAGGATCATTAAGGACTGAtgggaggagaaatttcttcactcaaatagTCGTGAATATTTAAAGTTCTCTGCCACCAAACAGTTGCGGATAATCCGCTGGTGAGCTTGTGATAGACTTTGATCCCTCAAGATAATGAGGAGCAGACCGGAAGGCAGACTTGAGGCCAAATATCAGCCACAGTTGTGCTGGAGGACAGAATGgacttgaagggctaaatggcctacagtTCAAATTTATTATACTGTTATATTGAGTTTCCCCACTAAAATGATTATATTAGAACATAACAAAACCACATAAGGAATGTTGGCTTCAATAAGCCTCCCATGTTCTGAGACAGTACACTGGGCCTAAAGATttacaacaacaaaaataaatgcaCATCTGTAATTATTGTGCCCGTAAATGTGCACCTCATCGCGGTCCTGGAAACTGCTACTGCCACTAGCAATGAGTAGGCATGTTCTAAACTGCAGTAATAATTACTCAACCTCTAGACCCTCTCCAAAAATGTGCCATCATGGCTTTCCCCACAGGCTAATtagaggagaaattacttcagaaATCCAGGTTTTTACTCTCAGAGAAGTCACTATACACATCACATGGTCTCCCCTACTGTAAGCAGCTCCagctacaatttttttttaatatttgctgTTTTCTCATCTGACGTCTTTCCTAGTTTCTCAGGAGCCATTAACTCTGCTGGAAGCCATTTTGTCAACTGTCGCTGGACTGCATCATATATGCCTGAAGTACTTGAATTTCTGTTCTTCTTGTCTAGGATGTGTCTGTTGCTAGTTAGGGCTATATTTGGGAGGTTTGGCAACCTGCAATTGCCTAGTCTTcagtgcccttgaactgagtggccatTTTTCAAGTTGGTTTGGAGACAAGGCGGTCTGGAaacacatgtagaccagactgggttAAAGATGGCACATTTCcctcccttaaggacattagtgaaacaattAGACTTTCACTGTGATAGACTAACTTctaattttgtttataattgaattcaaagtccacatGGGATTACAACCCACAGTCTCTGAGGGCCTCTGTATTCACAGGGCCAGTAAGCTTCCCACCACTACCACCTATcctttaattttaattcattcatgggatgggggaatcgttggctaggccagcatttgttgcccatccctaattgcccaggcagcagttaacagtcaaccactttgctgtgggtctggagtcacatgtcagccagaccatggtaacgatggcagtttccttccccaaggacattagtgaaccagatggggctttttctgacaattggcaatagattcatggttatcattagactcttccaGGAATTCACATGCTTGCCTCTGGaaacgtttcgttaccgtgctgggtaacatcctcagcgcagtctctgatgaagcgtcggtgtgttttcccgcctggtttttaaactctggcgtGTATTGCGACGGATTGCCTCGCTTCCAGATTTCCTCCGCAGTGGCATGTATGTGGGGCCGAGTtcagtgtgtttattaatagcatgtttcgtggagtgccatgtttccaggaattctcatgcttgtctctgcctggcctgtcccagaatcttggtgttgtcccagtcaaagtggtgtttctccttgtccacgtggattgagatgagtgagtattggacgtgtctttttgtagccagttggcgtTCAtatactcttgttgttagtttcttttGTATATGAACACCAACTGGGTACAAAAAGACACgtccaatactcactcatctcaatccacatggacaaggagaaacaccactttgactggacaacaccaagattctgggacaggccaggcagagacaagcatgagaattcctggaaacatggcactccacgaagcatgctattaataaacacactgaACTCGGCCCCACATACATTCCACTGCGGAGGAAATCTGGAAGCGAGGCAATCCGTCGCAATACacgccagagtttaaaaaccaggcgggaaaacacaccgatgcttcatcagaggctacgctgaggatgttaccaagcacggtaacgaaacgttttcagaacaacaaaccagctcggtgagccaaacaacctcaaaaacatttaaaattattaagggaatagataagaaagCAGCAGGGATGTTGTTTCCATTGGCAGTTGAGACTAGAACTAAGCAGCATAGCCTCAAAATCAGGGACAGCAGATTTAGAActaagttgaggaggaatttcatgtGAAAGACTGTGACtatgtggaattccctgtccaatgaagcagttgaggctaactcattgaatgtttttgaggaaAGATAGACAGAGCTtttaacagtaaaggaattaaggattatggtgagcggGCGGTTAAGTGGAGTTGAGCCCACATGATCaaccatggtcttattgaattgtacagcaggcttgatggcctactcctgctcctatttcttatgttcttattacaTTTTGCTAACCTCCTAAGTCATTCTGAAGCAGTCCAGAAATTAGAATTAAAGGATTAATCAGCTACAGGAAAATCACGGCAATCCTTCCGTTTGCATTTTCGCTCTGGCCAGGATGTGAATTCCAGAATGCAACCTGCTGAGCTATCAGTCACAACCACATGTTAAATACAGTCATTTCCACAGGCAAAG
This is a stretch of genomic DNA from Stegostoma tigrinum isolate sSteTig4 chromosome 38, sSteTig4.hap1, whole genome shotgun sequence. It encodes these proteins:
- the LOC125447201 gene encoding potassium voltage-gated channel subfamily C member 1-like isoform X3, which gives rise to MISSVCVSSFRGRKSGNKPPSKSCLKAEMGKNEESDKIIINVGGIRHETYRSTLKTLPGTRLSWLTEPDAFSNFDYNPKTDEFFFDRHPSVFAYVLNYYRTGKLHCPADVCGPLFEEELAFWGIDETDVEACCWMNYRQHRDAEEALDSFETPEPDDEEDGDLKRLCLQEDSSRKLGWWKKLQPKVWALFEDPYSSKAARYVAFASLFFILISITTFCLETHEAFNHQVNRTETITTGNVTNVVEDVEIETEAFLTYVEGMCVIWFTFEFLMRIMFCPDKKEFIKNTLNIIDFVAILPFYLEVGLSGLSSKAAKDVLGFLRVVRFVRILRIFKLTRHFIGLRVLGHTLRASTNEFLLLIIFLALGVLIFATMIYYAERIGADPEDITGSKHTSFKNIPIGFWWAVVTMTTLGYGDMYPETWSGMLVGALCALAGVLTIAMPVPVIVNNFGMYYSLAMAKQKLPKKKNKHIPRAPQPGSPNYCKPDIKSPQRSVQGDSCPLAQEEIIEINRADPKQNGDAANAALANEDCPTIDQALSPEENQPVTPGGREKYARDRACFLLTTGDFEHSPDGSIRKGTT
- the LOC125447201 gene encoding potassium voltage-gated channel subfamily C member 1-like isoform X2 gives rise to the protein MISSVCVSSFRGRKSGNKPPSKSCLKAEMGKNEESDKIIINVGGIRHETYRSTLKTLPGTRLSWLTEPDAFSNFDYNPKTDEFFFDRHPSVFAYVLNYYRTGKLHCPADVCGPLFEEELAFWGIDETDVEACCWMNYRQHRDAEEALDSFETPEPDDEEDGDLKRLCLQEDSSRKLGWWKKLQPKVWALFEDPYSSKAARYVAFASLFFILISITTFCLETHEAFNHQVNRTETITTGNVTNVVEDVEIETEAFLTYVEGMCVIWFTFEFLMRIMFCPDKKEFIKNTLNIIDFVAILPFYLEVGLSGLSSKAAKDVLGFLRVVRFVRILRIFKLTRHFIGLRVLGHTLRASTNEFLLLIIFLALGVLIFATMIYYAERIGADPEDITGSKHTSFKNIPIGFWWAVVTMTTLGYGDMYPETWSGMLVGALCALAGVLTIAMPVPVIVNNFGMYYSLAMAKQKLPKKKNKHIPRAPQPGSPNYCKPDIKSPQRSVQGDSCPLAQEEIIEINRADPKQNGDAANAALANEDCPTIDQALSPEENQPVTPGGREKYARDRACFLLTTGDFEHSPDGSIRKDNYKDSPVISRYMQLEAVTVN
- the LOC125447201 gene encoding potassium voltage-gated channel subfamily C member 1-like isoform X5, which codes for MISSVCVSSFRGRKSGNKPPSKSCLKAEMGKNEESDKIIINVGGIRHETYRSTLKTLPGTRLSWLTEPDAFSNFDYNPKTDEFFFDRHPSVFAYVLNYYRTGKLHCPADVCGPLFEEELAFWGIDETDVEACCWMNYRQHRDAEEALDSFETPEPDDEEDGDLKRLCLQEDSSRKLGWWKKLQPKVWALFEDPYSSKAARYVAFASLFFILISITTFCLETHEAFNHQVNRTETITTGNVTNVVEDVEIETEAFLTYVEGMCVIWFTFEFLMRIMFCPDKKEFIKNTLNIIDFVAILPFYLEVGLSGLSSKAAKDVLGFLRVVRFVRILRIFKLTRHFIGLRVLGHTLRASTNEFLLLIIFLALGVLIFATMIYYAERIGADPEDITGSKHTSFKNIPIGFWWAVVTMTTLGYGDMYPETWSGMLVGALCALAGVLTIAMPVPVIVNNFGMYYSLAMAKQKLPKKKNKHIPRAPQPGSPNYCKPDIKSPQRSVQGDSCPLAQEEIIEINRADNYKDSPVISRYMQLEAVTVN
- the LOC125447201 gene encoding potassium voltage-gated channel subfamily C member 1-like isoform X4, whose amino-acid sequence is MISSVCVSSFRGRKSGNKPPSKSCLKAEMGKNEESDKIIINVGGIRHETYRSTLKTLPGTRLSWLTEPDAFSNFDYNPKTDEFFFDRHPSVFAYVLNYYRTGKLHCPADVCGPLFEEELAFWGIDETDVEACCWMNYRQHRDAEEALDSFETPEPDDEEDGDLKRLCLQEDSSRKLGWWKKLQPKVWALFEDPYSSKAARYVAFASLFFILISITTFCLETHEAFNHQVNRTETITTGNVTNVVEDVEIETEAFLTYVEGMCVIWFTFEFLMRIMFCPDKKEFIKNTLNIIDFVAILPFYLEVGLSGLSSKAAKDVLGFLRVVRFVRILRIFKLTRHFIGLRVLGHTLRASTNEFLLLIIFLALGVLIFATMIYYAERIGADPEDITGSKHTSFKNIPIGFWWAVVTMTTLGYGDMYPETWSGMLVGALCALAGVLTIAMPVPVIVNNFGMYYSLAMAKQKLPKKKNKHIPRAPQPGSPNYCKPDIKSPQRSVQGDSCPLAQEEIIEINRAGYEKSRSLNNISGMSGNALRLCPVTSPFNSPCPLRRPQSPIPSIL
- the LOC125447201 gene encoding potassium voltage-gated channel subfamily C member 1-like isoform X1 — translated: MISSVCVSSFRGRKSGNKPPSKSCLKAEMGKNEESDKIIINVGGIRHETYRSTLKTLPGTRLSWLTEPDAFSNFDYNPKTDEFFFDRHPSVFAYVLNYYRTGKLHCPADVCGPLFEEELAFWGIDETDVEACCWMNYRQHRDAEEALDSFETPEPDDEEDGDLKRLCLQEDSSRKLGWWKKLQPKVWALFEDPYSSKAARYVAFASLFFILISITTFCLETHEAFNHQVNRTETITTGNVTNVVEDVEIETEAFLTYVEGMCVIWFTFEFLMRIMFCPDKKEFIKNTLNIIDFVAILPFYLEVGLSGLSSKAAKDVLGFLRVVRFVRILRIFKLTRHFIGLRVLGHTLRASTNEFLLLIIFLALGVLIFATMIYYAERIGADPEDITGSKHTSFKNIPIGFWWAVVTMTTLGYGDMYPETWSGMLVGALCALAGVLTIAMPVPVIVNNFGMYYSLAMAKQKLPKKKNKHIPRAPQPGSPNYCKPDIKSPQRSVQGDSCPLAQEEIIEINRADPKQNGDAANAALANEDCPTIDQALSPEENQPVTPGGREKYARDRACFLLTTGDFEHSPDGSIRKGYEKSRSLNNISGMSGNALRLCPVTSPFNSPCPLRRPQSPIPSIL